The window taaaatcaaaaattaaataattacttaaatgaatgtttcaaaaaataaaagtaaccCAAGCTAAGTCCTAAGTTATATATTGGGGAATTGTTATATGGATATAACactattaatatatttgttatactaattaattatttgataatttaaaattagaaaatgaagatttttctatgttaaacattaatttaatttttttttataaatattaatttctacaaataattaattcgAATGTTAATAAGcaataatacaattttatattagatgattaagataatataaaataataattataaacttaTTAGTTAACTTAAGAAAGTTGATGATATATGGGTTATCTCATTTATTTaggtaaatataaataaaaaaatattaataataacgtttataacttaatttgagaatataaatcatttaattattaattgaaacaaattttataaatttgatgacTTTCACGAATATTCATGGATATCAAACTTAGAGACTTTattctttgtttatatattatatattattttattatttaaatattatatttctacaGTTTCTATATTTTCGATTGTGCTCGTTTTCACAGGAGTACTTGGTTTATTGAACTAATAATAATGCACCTAGTtttcatattctctttttctaaaataaataaattactaaAGTAAAAGCACAATTTGATAATAGTGGGGAGCAATTTGACtatgtctaagtatcactacaagaaaatgagGATCTACTCACACACAAAAGCGttggaaaaaatagaaaaattgtcaagaaactattttttgaCGCATAAATTGGCGTCGAGAAAATTAAGTAGGAAGAGGATATCGCGACGCACGAGATATAGCATCGGGATatcctatattttttctttaaaaaaaatcttctcatcatcttcttcaacttcctcCTCTTTTGTAGCCTTGTTGTCCCTAAGATAAAACAACATTGGtcttcaattgattttgcACTAAAAACAACAGAATTCACAATCACTAGAAAACGACACTATGTTGCTCGGTATCAAaagaacaattttattttcttcttaatatgTGAGAAAATACAAAAGCGTATCTACTTTTGCCTATCTTATTCCTTCCACTAAAACTTGGGTGCCGTAAGGACTCAAACCCATAAATGAATCAATGGGTATGTGAAGGAACTTCCACACTGCAAATTAATGAATTTGTGGGAATGCAACgtggaaagaaaatgataatatattttcctttcacaaatatttcatccattttctttctatccctggtgaaaataatttatgaaaggAAGTcgaattaaaatgaaaaataatttaaatttacaaaatatagttatGAACAAATTATATGTGGAGAAATTACAAGTGAACAAGGATATATATGAGAGAAATTGAAGAGATaggtaaataaattaaagggTATAGTGAATGAGTCGATTTTATTACCCTTTATATTATAAGTTCCATTTTTGCTAACATTAAGTTTATAGAATGATGGGTACTgataaaaaaagatggaagaaTGTGTTGTAAATGTAATGGAGAAGAAATTTGGGCCAAAAGACTTATAAGATTGGAACAAAGTAGGAAAGTGTGATTGGATATAGAGAAAACGTAGGAAATTGTAATTCATCAAAAATAGTATGGATATCTTTCCTCTAACATAACCATTTCTGGAATCGTCTTTGGATTTTGGTCATTCAAGTCAAACCATTACTGACATTTTCTTAACATAACATACGATTCAATGGTTAATGCTTTGAAGTTTTCATATGATTTAGAATTAATGCTATGGAATTTTCCATACACTTTCCTAATTTGCTGCTTAATTACAAGATATTAATACGATTACTATGATAACTTATGTgcttaaataacatttaatactattgattttttagaagtatatattcattttttacaaGATAAACATGTTATACATTCTTCCAACCACGTACtatcaatcaaataattaatgcctcgttttcttttttcaaatataaattattgtttgaattcTCAAAACTGTTTCTTTATCctttcaaagagaaaaaaaaaagtaatttatttatagcAGGAGAATTGGGTATTGAAAAGACAGAAGCCTGCCTCTCTCAATTCAGCATATATTCTTTGTGGGTTTAACACATTTGAATATTCTGACTATTTTACAAACTTCATTAACTTTACTTATCCACGACGCCTAGATtgaaccatttttatttttttaaaaaaaacttaagaaacTAAAACTCTTCCCccataataaatatatgtaataacCAGCATAAGtgctttttaatttcaatatatgGGTATGATTTACGAATCTTGTCACATCAAGAGAGCTGTAGATATATAATGCCTTGTCAATGGTTTttctaaaagcaaaattattatttcaaaacaaaattcaaatattattatacagAAAgacacaaaaaatatataaattaatcataaacttcaattttaattatgaaaaaaactATTGTTCTCCTGgtttattgaatgaatatttaaatttggatgcATAGAaagttattttcatttgtttataaGGATGATGGAAGTATTGGAGAGTGGCTTGGGATGTTTGAGAGGAAAGGTTAAAAAGAGACTCTTCGGAGTTGGAACGGTCACTTTCGCTGTCACCGTCATATACCCAATTGCCAATACCACCTCTTTAATTCAACCTCTACTTTCTCGCCACGTCTCGTTGTCCTTTTTCGTCTCTAAGACCCATGAATACTATACTATACTATACTATACTATACTATACTCCCAGTAGCAACCATCTACTATTCTATCTGatcttttttctataatatatCTGATCTTTTATATTACTATATTCTATGTTGTTTTACTTATTCCAATCATCCACGTTTTGTTGCTCATCTTTTATCTATATAAGCTTACCATTTATTATTAAGCTCCAggtacaaaaaataataataataaaaccatTCTCATCATTTTGAATGTCTTATCTATCAAGTTGTGTTGATGtaacaatatttaatctttaatatgtatatatatagttaagtTGTATAAACGTTTTTGTacatgttttcttaaaaaaacatttatatgtATTGAAGTATAAGTGGCTATgttgttcaaatttttgtaataaaaaaaaaatctccacttattatataattaacaaatgaTTAATTAGGAAATATAATAGAGTGAACCATCAATTGCCTAAAAAATTTAGGCTTCTCAATAATTCATGGTTGAAAAAGATACTGATAGATCGTAAATCACAAACatagaaagaaattgaaaataaaaaataaattacacatatttttttgcTTATTTTCTAAGGAAATAGTAGATAGAAACTAACCACTTACAACTCACTGGTAGGAATATAGAACACCCACAAAAATCCTTTGACCTTATAaactagaaaaacaaattaacaatttatttgtatGCATCCACCATAAGTTATGTATTTCATATAAGACAAACTAAGACTAATTAAAAGcttgaataataatatatgttgaaTGAGATCTTATGATTATGGATTTAGATAATCTctctcaaactttaaaatctaggctattaaaccaccaattcatccaaaagcttaagcttgtggttgaaggcaaatttaattatatatcaccaacactccccctcacttgtgggcttgaaatatctgaaaggcccaacaagtggaaattgattttaattggggaggaaacgacaatacaggggcttgaacacaggacctccctggaccacctgctctgataccatattaaaccaccaattcatccaaaagcttaagcttttgggtgaatcggtgatttaatatggtatcagagctatAGGGTTTTAGTCTCCTTGTATTCTAGCCGTCACATCCCCGCTCGTCTGCCTCCGTTGATTCGTCGACGGAGGCAGAGCCATACCCATCAGTAATCAATACACATCATGTCTCCAAGTAATTCGCTCTGCCTCCTAGATCAAAATCCTCGTCTCTGATTCTGCTGCCGCCGCCACTACTCCTTCTGCCATCACTGCTCCTTCCATCCACCCAGTTCGTCGCACTCTCGACCCAGTTCGTCGCACTCTCGACCCATATCCGCTCTCCATTCGTCCTCACTTAGATCTACTTGTGCGCACATTGCAAGCACCGATTTGTTCGTGCATCTCTGTTCGTGTCTTCGACTTCCAGATCCgtgttttatttcatctttcgCCTTCGAATCATACTGTTCAAGATCAGACCGACCTGCCGCCGCCGCCCTTTACTCGTACCAGACAATCTCTTTAGATTGAAGACTCCCGATCCTGAAGAGGGTGAATCTTTGTTCAGATCCATGATCCACCGCTCCGCTCCACTCACAGCCGACGACGCACAGGTTCGGCTTTGTCCGCTCTCCATTTGTGAAGCTCGCCGTCATGAAACgcatcttctctttttgcgAAGAACGCCGCAAAGTTCTCTATCTACTCAACCTCTCAGTTCTCTTCAGTTTTCGTTCTGTTCATCCAGATTTCCTGTTCAGTTTGATTCTGACTTGCTTTAGTTTAGTTCGTTCAGTTCCATTCTGATGACGAAACGCTCCTGCCCAATTCAGACCACGTTTTCATCCTGATTTGATTCTACTTTGCTTCAgttttgctctttcattttgccccCGGAGTTCTTGTTTCGTTCTTCCTAGGTTCTGTTATAGATCTCTATACGAGGATCTATGTTTCTATCCCAGAAGTTCTTCGTTTCGCTCTTCGTGGGTTTGTTTTAGCCTAGAAGTtctttttgtgtgtttgttcttcgggttttttattctattctagatatattgtttcttttcttagttcttagcaaactcaagtttgtgatttcaaccttgagtttgagggagggtattaatataattagattattcttaggagatattattcttaggagatattattcttaggagatattattctggagatattatttgatattatttccttaagtgtatttctctatggttatatataggcttgtatctctattaagtaattaatgaaatatagattaattccataaaatcaacatagGCCACACAAGACTAAGTTGCTTGTACCATATTGGAAATTCCTGAACTAGtttattagaaaaagagagtAGTCGAGTAGTGGTGTTTAcaaaaaagtgaatttaagCCTCTACTTTTTCAGAATTGTGAATAGTTTATTGACCACCTACTCAATGCTTCTAAGTTTCTCAGCAGACACTAGACATAAAAAAATGCACTTTATACCTATTATTAGATAATTAAGTTGTAGTTGAATATGttatgaattaaaatgaaagatcTTATATTTAGGTACAActcattcaatattttaatttacagaaaataaaagaaagttgaatatgaaaaaagtaatGAGTTTTtggaaagatttaaaaaagtaagaaGAATCAAAGTTGTGTAACGTGAGGCAGACGGGGGTAAGGCTACAGCGGTCAGTCCGTTGCTGTCAAATAACATTCCGACGTGTCAACGTTGAACCAGGCAGGTCACTATGTGTGTGCTGGTGAGCTAAAATGATGCCACGTACAGGGCCGTggcgaaagaaaaaaaaaaaaaaaaggatttttgGGTGAAAGAGGTTAGTCTGGGTGGGACCGGTGTTGTGTCGTTCATGACAAGCCTGGCGTGGAAGTTTCTGATTGATCTACTAGTATCGTCCTGGCAAGATGGGCCTCCACTTTTCGAGCACTTTTGACACGTGTCCACGGGGGAAAATTCTCGCGATACGAGAAATTGACTGGAAAGGGAAAAGGAATTAGGGAAAGAGGATCGTCATGAGTACCACGTGTCTTCACAACATGAAATAGAGGTCGGATGTAGACGGGTGGGGCAGCCTGTGTAGCTGCCCGTAGAATTAGAGTTGCCCGAgagtttctctttttttcttgctGCTCCACGAAGAACCAAGGCTCGGAAAGTTCCCCCACAGAGGAAAACCGCGACACGTTTTCTTCTGAGCGAAATTCCGCACACCATTTCTTTTGCCAGCTTCATATTAACACTTCCTTCGATATGATTCTTCTCACCCAGAGCTATTTCACCGCCAGTTCCTGCTTCGGTCCATTCCGATGACGGAAGTTCACTGTAGTATGCCTAGCGGAGATGATGAAGATACGCCGGCCAAATGCCGAGAGCGCCGGCGCCGTAGAATAGAGATGAGACGGTTAGCAACAGTATCGTCGGCGAATCCATCGCCTTCTACCGCTCATCACCAGAAAGAGAATCAAACTGGTACTTCCGGTTTTGAGAAGAAGCGTGGTCAGAAAACGGACGGCGACGGTAATCCGGAGATTTCATCGTCTTCGTCATCGGGGGAGGACGTGAAAACTGTGAGAGCTTCACCATCGGTACCCCAGCCGGTTTTTGGGATGATGTCGGTTTCAGGGAGGTCACGTGAGATGGAGGATGCAGTATGTGTGAGCACGTGCGTTCTTGGTTCAGAAAATTTCCGACGGCAAGTGGTGCATTTCTTCGCCGTCTACGATGGACATGGAGGCCCTCACGTAAAGCCCTAATAGTAaagtttagaatttattttcccAGTAAATAGATAATAATTGCGCAGTTCAAATTACCATTGAGGACACATTGAATCATTCTCTACAACCCAGGGGAGTGAGGTTATTACCGTCATTGTCATGCTCTAATTTGCTTTGCTTTGTTGGATGGGACAGGTGGCAGCATTATGTAGGGAGAAGATGCACGTGTTCGTACAGGAGGAATTTTCGCGCGTTATTAGCACTCGCGGGGAAAATGAGAGTGGCGGCGGCGGAAGTAGCGCGGGGGAGGAGGTTAAGTTTGAGGAGGAGGCGACTTGGAGAAGAGTGATGCGGCGGAGCTTTGAGAGAATGGACGAAGTGGCACTCAGTACTTGTGCCTGTGGGAGCGTCGGAGGTCAGTGTGGTTGCCATCCCATGGAGGTGGCTCTAGGCGGTTCTACCGCCGTCGTCGCTGTGCTCACGCCGGATCACATAATAGTCGCCAACTGCGGCGATTCACGCGCCGTCCTTTGCCGAGGAGGGACAGCCATTCCGCTTTCTATTGATCACAAGGTTTACTCTATCTCGCTACTGACCTGTAATGATCTGTTTGCTGGACACGTGCTATGCTGTCAATTTTGGGGAGATGATAACTCCCAAGGATTTGTTTGTCTAATTTTGGTGCTATCTTATTGTGGGGTTGGAGTTTATATCTTGCTTTAGTTTGAGATTGATTAGGTTTCCCTTGGATTCTCATTCGTTTGGCCATTTTATTCTTCTGTTTTTTCCCCCAATCTTTACCGCTCTTGCAAATTATGTCCCATCCTTTAACAGCTATATCAGTTCGTCTGATTTATGTTATGGATAGTTATCCTCACGTGCCATTATTATTGTTACGACACTTGTTGCTTTGGCTGTGGCTATAGAGATCCTGGCCTCCTTTTGTTGCAATTAATTCTTTGGGTCCCCTTTTCTAACTATTTCTTCGCCATACTTGTATCTGTGCGGAATTTTCGTAAACCAAAAACCTAATGGTCACCAAACAGGTTTTAGCTCTTCGATTCAAGTTTAAATGTATTTCCACTCTTGCATCTATGCCGGGGAAAAAGTGGTTGGTTAAGTGGAATGAAGAAACTTTACATGTTTATAACTTTCTGAAAATGTGTGTAATCAGAACTGTTTGATAAGTTACCATAAACTATTTGTTATTATCCACACTGTTCCGTGTGTGTTTGGAAGTGTTGTATGATGGGTTGGGCTTATTCCTATGTGATTAGAAGTTGAGACTTTAACCTTGCTGCTTATAAATGTTCTTGTTCAGTAATTCCACGGAGTTGGCTTTTGTTTCTGTTGTTTAAATGTGTTTTAGAGGCCTAAGTCATGTGAGTTGGTTTCCTGTGATCATTCACCCCATACTCTTCCACACAGTTTTCCAATAGAGTATTACATTTTAGATGGATAGAATATGGGTAACCTGTATGCTGGCTCCGGCTTTTATTTCTGAGTGTGTTCTAGTAGTTTTGGTCTATTTAATTTCCGTGTGTTCTTTTACTGTATGTTTTCCAGCAGTAGTCTCATGATGGTCATATGATACTTCCTCACAATTTTCATAACCTTACACACTCAGCCTGATAGAAATGATGAGCTAGCAAGGATTGAAGCTGCTGGAGGACGGGTGATTTTCGTAAATGGAGCCCGTGTTGAAGGAATCCTTGCCATGTCCCGTGCGATAGGTAATAACTACTGCTCCTATGAATGATTGTCATATAactttatttgcttttttgaAGTTGCTTAGACATCCTCAATGAATTTCCGTTTCTTGATTATTGTGTGTGATCTGAATAAATCTGATTTTGCTTCTTCTCACCCCACGTCTCATCTTGAAGCATTGAGCTTGATGAAGCCTTGTGATACTTCGGAAATTGGTTACCTGacaacatttcattttgtgGCAGAAATGTGAAGTATATGATTTGTGAAGGAAAATGCATTTGTTGCATTTTCTCATCTACAAATTGTTGGATCATTGAATGGTAGTGAATAAAGGCAAAAATTTATCAGTGTCTTTGTAGAAGACCTTCTTAAACTTGGAATGTCTAAGGCTAaaatatctttgtttttttttttttctaaaagaaaacgTTCAGTCTTCCATGCCcttaaaaaaccatttttctctttaagaaatttgattcaatGGGATGAGTTATTTTCTTCGAGGAAATTATATGTActttaagaaatttgattcaatGGGACGAGTTCTTTCCTGGGAGGAAATTATATGCAACTGTTGtcaggaaaaagaaaacagagtGATAATAATTAGGTGCATAACATAATAATCAAGACATTAAACCATCAACAGTTTTCCTTTGTCCTAGAACTTTGTCACTCTGGGGTTGTATGCTCACACTGCAATGTATTTACGGCTTTGACGTGATGAAAGTAGAAAAATCTCAACAAATGAGTTTAAGGATCaagaataaattttctttgtgagaatctcaataaaaaaatgtcctGTAATTTagaaacactttttttttttctgttcgAGGAACCATTTCAAGAGTTTGAAGCCTCAGATCCTTCAATATGGATTCTAACTTCATGCAACTTGAATGACCTTTATAACGATACCAGTTGAGGGATCTTTTCCTCTTGTGATGAAATACACAATCGGCAGAGTAAAGATTTCGAAAATCAATTTGTTACTGTAGCAGAATCCTGCAGAATCATGTCATGTTGGCAAGTATCCCTGTTGGTTGGTCAttcacttcattttttttgttaaatcaaTGATGTTATCTTACTGTACTTTCATCAACATGTCGTTCTCTGCTGACTGCTATGGAGAACATTTTGCTACATTTCTACTTCATTCGATTGTGTGTGTACAGttatatagttttcttttctttgatttccATGATAAATACTTGGATTTGGCAAGAGAGGGAGTGTAAGTGATGTGTTTATTTGACAAGAAATGATTGGTTTAATGGATCATTCTGAGCAAGTATAGGGTGATTGATGAGGATATGGTAGGATATAGCCGGTGGACAAATCTTGTGACAACTATGTCAGTTGGTTTTAATGTTGGCTTGTTGTCTGTCTGAACTACTTCGCAGTTGGTCAATAACTatgatgaaaattattaaatagtttagattCAAGACCTTTTGGATTGGAGCCCTGCTCTTCGTTTCTACATTTGGTTTTTGCTTGTCTCCTATTATTTGGCTTTTCTTTAGTGTACAGGGTATTTTCCATCATAAAAAAGATAAGTTTATAAACTAGTCCCTGAACTTTTGGTTCTTAAACTTTCTAACTATCTAATAGGTtctcaaacattttattttggatcCAGCTGGTCcttaaaaactcaaaattttatcaattctAGGTTCTCGTGACATCATATGTAATTGAGAACTAGACTAACCTCAAAATCCACAGTAGCCTAAAATTGAAGGACTAAGTTTGTAATTTCaccaaaaaaaacaacaataataatagtaaaacgAATGTTTGGTACTTGTATACTTTGTTAGACATGGAGAGGTTTCCTTCCCCTTTGAGCTGACATAATACTTCTGACTGTTCACTTATGGTTTTTTTCTGGACTTCATTTTTGAGAACTTGAAATAAGTAGGTTTTATTATCAGGAATTTATTGCTTTTTCTAGACGTTTTGAAATCGGGATATAGTGGATACGGCTGATGAACAAAGCTAAGAAGTGTCAATGTGGATTTGAAAAGTGCTAAGTTTTCCACCTTATTCAAGCAGGGGGATCTCCTTTCCCTATATGCATACATATATTGAAGCTTATGTGGGTTTGTTTGTTGTCTTATCACTAAGATGGAAATGGTAGACTGATGTGGCACCAGCTTAAGATTAGATTCGGTTTTAGATGCAACTGTGTAAGCTTCACAGCAGATATTAAAGATGAGACTAAGCTGATATCAGAAGATTCAGAACTTGTCTGATGATTCGTATGCTTTATTGTTGAAAGATCAGGCTGAAGATTGTTAGTGTTGGATAAAGGTTTAAGCTATCAGGTTGAAGAGATCAGCAATTTATACATACACCACAAGCCTGGTTACAGATTTTGAAGAATTGACTTGATAAATTTCATTTGGAAAGTGGTTTGTACCATGATACTAACAAATCAAGTTTCAATGTAGCGTAGCTGCTTAACCATAATAAGAATGGTCATCAGTTTCTATTCTTGAAGTTAAAAGGTAATAGATGGGTGGTTGGTTGCTTCAGCCGATGACTGATATCAACATGTTGATACTCATCAAGGATTAGAAATAAGATATTGGCATATAGGCTAATCTGCAAGTTGATCCTTTTATGGATTGAGGAAATACCATATGCGCCATATAGGCCACATACTCAAGATTTCTGATGCTCATATGTAATGatatttggaaagaaagaactGTGAGTTCTCTGTTAGAATTTGAGCAGCTTTTTATAGTGTGAAAATTGGTTGAATATGGAAGCTTTGCAATCGACCAATGGATCTCATGATGAGAGATCTAAGTATATTTCTTACTTGTGGAATAGTACTACCATGGATTTGaaactcaaatttttaatatgagCCTTGAACTTTTAGGTGTTGAACTAGTGTTTTTAGTTCGGccagtatatttttttattaatgcaTGCTTTctgtaatattttaatgataCGTGCAAGTCCAGGCTGAGAAACTGATATCTTTTGCAAGGTCTTTTTAGTCCAAAcatcaatatatttaataaactaatacCATGTCGAGAGATACCTCACTTGACCTGAAAAGTGAAAGTACACATTGGGAAGCTCAAGCTATTTTACAGAGAAGCTAACATATTTGGAGAATTTGAAGTTGCACATTGAGAATAGTTCGACAGAGTAATCTTTATATCAACAAGAATCTAGCTAGCAATGGAGTTGGGAGAACTTTAGGAACTTTGGCAACTTTTTAAAGAAGGTTGTACTTCTTTGCTGACTGTGCTATAGGAACTCTAAAATGATATCATGGTGACTGACTGATCATATGACCTAATGCAGGTATGATTACAGGTTCATAAAAGTGTGGCAGTGtctttgtatttatatttcgAGGTTTGAGGGTCGAGCGTCGAATTTGGGAGTAAATGGATTTAGGTGTATGGTTGATAGAGATGAAGGAATGCAAttctcttgtttcttttcttcaattcatGTACGATCAGAATGAACATTTgaagttttcatattttcatcttctaggttaatttttttttctttatctagAAATATTTTTCTGCGAGATAAATGGCCTTTTTGCCTTTTTGCGTCATAAGCTTCTACTTTGTCTAATGTTACACGAATGTTATAAGTGTATTGTATTGATCTTTGGATTGTAATGAacaatttgtttattgattaattttcttttaaagaatcGATAACTGTTGCTTTTCCACATTGGTGACGTTTGGAACAGGGGACAAATATCTCAAGTCAGTTGTAATATCGGAACCTGAAGTTACTTTCACCAaaagagaatcagaggatGAATGTTTAATACTTGCTAGCGATGGTCTGTGGGATGTTCTTCCAAGTGAGTTGGCTTGTGAGGTAGCTCGTGAATGTCTCCAAGGAGTGGCagctactactactactactactacaaTAGACCTCAATGCTGTGCctcaaattgaagaagaagcgGCTGGAACTTCTTATCCTTCTCGAAGTGCATTGGCTGCTGCATTGTTAACTCGTCTTGCTTTAGGGCGGAAAAGTACAGACAACATCAGTGTCATAGTTATTGATCTAAAAAGgagttgagaaaaaaaaaagaaaagaagttaagGTTTGACCATGTGGACGTTTGCACAACCTTGTTCTGGATTGGAGGAGGCATGATTCATTAATATATGCCCCTCGTAGGTGAGAACTTATTTCTCTAATGAGTAGGTTTGCGATTGAATTTATTAGTTGAAAGTTGTGTTGTAGAGTCTGATGAGTGAATGTTTTGGTATTCTATGTCATCATGAAGCACGAAAGAACTGATGATTGGAAGAATTGTGTTCATATAATCCAACATTCTTCCAGCCACATGATGTTGTTGAGGAGCTTTTATGGTGGATACAAGCATGGTCTTACATCTCAAAAAGATGaagctttcttctttttgcttGTGAATTACATTGgacaacattttgttattgtaTCATTACAAGGTTTGTTGTATATTTTGCCTTGCTTGGTATATTTTGCATTGGTTACATAATTGATTAGAATGTGTTGGTAGTTGAAGTCACATGTTAACATCTgatcatatctttttattagaACTTGGTTGGTGAGATTGAGATTCGTTGGTATTATTTCAAGTAaatgaatgttgttttttaatgCAGAAGTAGGGAATACTATATTATTATGCAATTCATTAGGAACATGCTTCGATTGTCCTTCCAGATTCTTTATTGAGTTTTCAAAAGATTACACTCCAGTGaaagatttttgtttctctcatCTATAGTTGATCTGTTGAATAAGCTTTAAGGGTGGAACTAGATTTTCACACCTTGGTTATTTTTCTGTATTGGTTTTATCTGCTCCCTCTAGTTTTGATGGTAGTCTAATAATAGTTTTCATATAATTACGAtcacttttgttttgttggctAATGTTGTTTGagttttgaataaattaagCATGTGGAAAAAATTGGTTAAGCACATGTAAGCATGGGTATTGCAGTTTAATATTGTAGTCTCGTCAAAAAGCACATGGGTACGAACTTTGAATCTTGTAAGCAAATTTTTGGTTGATGTGGGTAGGTATTTTACACATTGATTCCCTCAAAATATTAGTTTGGTTGACCCAAATCTCCCAACACACTCTGCCAACCTATTTTTGATAGTAGAAGAATGGAATGTGTCAAAAGCTGCCCTAATCGATAGACAAATGGatctataaaattatttacactttttaaGTGTAGATGTTTTGGTTGTTAATACA of the Cucumis sativus cultivar 9930 chromosome 3, Cucumber_9930_V3, whole genome shotgun sequence genome contains:
- the LOC101206634 gene encoding probable protein phosphatase 2C 75, whose product is MTEVHCSMPSGDDEDTPAKCRERRRRRIEMRRLATVSSANPSPSTAHHQKENQTGTSGFEKKRGQKTDGDGNPEISSSSSSGEDVKTVRASPSVPQPVFGMMSVSGRSREMEDAVCVSTCVLGSENFRRQVVHFFAVYDGHGGPHVAALCREKMHVFVQEEFSRVISTRGENESGGGGSSAGEEVKFEEEATWRRVMRRSFERMDEVALSTCACGSVGGQCGCHPMEVALGGSTAVVAVLTPDHIIVANCGDSRAVLCRGGTAIPLSIDHKPDRNDELARIEAAGGRVIFVNGARVEGILAMSRAIGDKYLKSVVISEPEVTFTKRESEDECLILASDGLWDVLPSELACEVARECLQGVAATTTTTTTIDLNAVPQIEEEAAGTSYPSRSALAAALLTRLALGRKSTDNISVIVIDLKRS